The Castanea sativa cultivar Marrone di Chiusa Pesio chromosome 11, ASM4071231v1 genome contains a region encoding:
- the LOC142615886 gene encoding uncharacterized protein LOC142615886 translates to MEGMKLMFHLLLPLCVHWIAEEMTVSVLVDVITNALCPGDSTCTEAIYLSGLQQTVVGIFKMVVLPLLGQLSDEYGRKPIFLLIISASIFPFAILACNQSTGYVYAYYVLRTISYILSQGSIFCIAVPYAADVVEENKRAAAFSWITGLCSASHVLGNLLALFLPEKYIFPVSIALLILCPIYIQIFLVETVKLAPKRDQDSACLTKTIKIIQKRCKSMKDAATLVKSSPTLRGISLVSFFYKLGMSGITYVLMYYLKAAFGFDKNQFSEILMLVGIGSIFSQMLVLPLINPLVGEKVILCIGLLASIAYALFNGLAWAAWVPFMSATFKVVLVLVSPATYAIISRASSSENQGKAQGFVAGVESIASLLSPLVMSPLTSWFLSSSAPFNCKGFSIVCASVCMMISLCYACLLKLGVPSSSDLEDDIEAPLLSES, encoded by the exons ATGGAAGGAATGAAGCTCATGTTTCACTTGCTACTACCACTCTGTGTTCATTGGATCGCTGAGGAAATGACCGTTTCTGTTCTTGTTGATGTTATTACTAACGCTCTATGTCCAGGAGACTCAACCTGTACAGAAGCTATTTATCTTAGTGGTCTTCAACAAACG GTGGTTGGAATTTTCAAGATGGTGGTGCTTCCACTGTTAGGTCAGCTTTCAGATGAGTATGGGCGCAAACCAATATTCCTTCTTATCATATCCGCATCTATATTCCCTTTTG CTATACTTGCCTGTAATCAGTCTACAGGATATGTATATGCTTACTATGTGCTTCGTACAATATCTTATATTCTAAGTCAAGGGAGTATTTTCTGCATTGCCGTTCCTTATGCG GCGGATGTTGTTGAAGAGAATAAGAGGGCAGCAGCTTTTAGTTGGATAACAGGCCTTTGTTCTGCTTCACACGTCTTGGGAAATCTTCTGGCACTTTTTCTCCCAGAAAAGTACATTTTTCCA GTTTCAATAGCTCTCTTGATCTTATGTCCGATTTATATTCAAATCTTTCTGGTTGAGACGGTTAAGCTGGCTCCAAAGAGGGACCAAGATTCAGCTTGCTTAACtaagacaattaaaattatccAGAAACGATGCAAATCAATGAAAGATGCTGCTACATTAGTTAAGAGCAG TCCAACTTTAAGAGGCATTTCCCTGGTTTCTTTCTTCTATAAGTTAGGAATGTCTGGCATCACCTATGTCTTGATG TACTATCTGAAGGCCGCTTTTGGTTTCGATAAAAATCAGTTCTCAGAAATTCTGATGCTCGTGGGAATAGGTTCAATTTTTTCACAG ATGTTGGTGCTTCCACTAATAAATCCATTGGTTGGAGAGAAAGTGATATTGTGCATAGGTTTACTTGCATCAATAGCTTAT GCATTATTCAATGGCCTTGCATGGGCGGCATGG GTACCATTCATGAGTGCCACATTTAAAGTTGTACTTGTCCTTGTAAGCCCTGCT ACTTATGCAATTATTTCAAGAGCATCGAGCTCAGAAAATCAG GGAAAAGCACAAGGATTTGTGGCTGGTGTGGAATCAATAGCAAGTTTGTTATCACCGCTCGTAATGAGTCCATTGACTT CATGGTTCTTATCTAGCAGTGCTCCTTTCAACTGCAAAGGTTTCAGTATTGTATGTGCATCTGTATGCATG ATGATTTCATTATGTTATGCTTGCCTGCTTAAACTTGGGGTACCTTCAAGCAGTGATTTAGAGGATGACATTGAAGCACCATTGCTAAGTGAGAGTTAA